One Helianthus annuus cultivar XRQ/B chromosome 7, HanXRQr2.0-SUNRISE, whole genome shotgun sequence genomic region harbors:
- the LOC110867871 gene encoding telomere repeat-binding protein 3-like — MTISRNITESDHEMSVDDRSGLDSKELLTVPDSNAGELAVVPMRKPKGAEVAQRRIRRPFSVSEVEALVKGVEKLGTGSLVDSRTWFLRKKRRTFIERSMDRLRLPSISWESSLAYFESKGLDVQDMVTLLGAHMMGRVRCINIHDRLYNFNNTGKPTPQWKNLH; from the exons ATGACGATTTCTAGGAATATAACTGAAAGTGATCATGAGATGTCAGTGGATGATAGAAGTGGTTTGGATTCAAAGGAGTTATTAACGGTTCCGGATAGTAACGCGGGTGAGCTGGCGGTGGTCCCCATGAGGAAGCCAAAGGGAGCTGAGGTGGCACAACGCAGGATTCGTCGTCCGTTTTCTGTTTCCGAAGTGGAAGCTTTAGTCAAAGGTGTTGAGAAGCTTGGAACAGGAAG TCTGGTGGACAGTCGAACCTGGTTTCTTAGGAAGAAGAGACGGACTTTCATCGAACGCAGCATGGATCGACTTCGCTTGCCTTCCATTTCGTGGGAATCATCTTTGGCATACTTTGAATCTAAAGGTTTAGATGTGCAAGACATGGTTACACTCCTAG GAGCACATATGATGGGAAGAGTTCGATGCATTAACATTCATGATCGCCTATACAACTTCAACAACACTGGAAAACCGACCCCACAATGGAAGAATCTACATTGA